The nucleotide window TGGAGCATGCGGTACAGAATGGTTGATGGACAGGGTAACTTTGGTAACCAGGATGGAGACGGACCGGCGGCTATGCGTTATACCGAGGTGAGACTACAGAAGCTGGCAGAACATATGCTGGATGATATTGAAAAAGACACGGTGGATTTTCAACTGAACTTCGACGATTCGGAAAAAGAACCTACCATCCTGCCAACACGTATACCGCAGTTACTGGTAAATGGTTCAAGTGGTATCGCAGTAGGTATGGCTACCAGCATTATGCCGCATAACCTGAGCGAGGTCATTGATGGCTGCGTTGCCTATATCGAAAATAATGATATTACGATCGACGAGCTGATGCAGCATGTAAAAGCTCCCGATTTCCCTACCGGTGGTATCATTTACGGTATGGAAGGTATTAAAGCCGGCATGCACACGGGTAGAGGCAGGGTGGTAGTACGCGGGCGTGTGCAGGTAGACACCAAACCCAGCGGACGCGAGCAGATAGTGATCACTGAGGTACCTTACCAGGTCAACCGCGATGCGTTAACTAACCGCATTGGTGAGCTGGTGAACAACAAGATCATCGAAGGTATTGTACACGTTAATAACGAATCGAACAAAGATGGTACCCGTGTCGTATTGGATCTGAAGCGTGATGCTATAGCTAACGTGGTGATCAACCAACTGTATAAGCACACCGATCTGCAAACTTCTTTTGGTATCAACAACGTAGCTATTGTTAAAGGTCGCCCCAGAGTATTGAGTGTAAAAGATATGATTTCTGAATTCGTAGAGTTCAGGCATGAGGTGGTAGTGCGTCGTACAAAATTCGAATTAAAAGAAGCTGAAAAAAGAGCTCATATTTTACAGGGATACTTAATTGCATTGGATCACCTGGACGAAGTGATTCGCCTGATCAGGAGCTCTGCAACACCTGATATCGCCAAAGAAAACCTGATCAACGCCGGCTGGGGATTAGACGAAATACAAGCCAAAGCCATACTGGAACTGCGTTTGCAGCGTTTAACCGGAATGGAGCGTGAGAAGATCAAAGAAGAGTACGAGGAGCTGATGAAGCTGATCGCTCACTTAAAAGATATTCTTTCTAATGAAACCTTACGCTTTGATATTATTAAAACCGAATTACTGGAGATCAAGCAAAAATTCGGAGACGAGCGTAATACAGAGATCACTTACCTGAATGATGAAGTAAGTATCAAAGACCTGATCAAGGAGGAAGATGTAGTTATTACTATTTCTCACTTAGGTTATATTAAACGTACCTCGGCAGATGAGTTCCGCGCACAAAAACGTGGCGGACGCGGCGTACGCGGCGGTAAAACCAGGGATGAAGATTATATTGAGCACCTGTTTGTAGCCTCTACACACCATACCCTGTTATTTTTTACAGAAAAAGGAAGATGCTATTGGTTGAACGTGTATGAGATTCCTGAAGGAGAAAAAACAGGTAAAGGACGTGCGATACAAAACCTGATGCAATTGCCGCCTGATGATAAGATCCGTGCGATCATTGATATCAAAGATCTGAAGGATGAAGAATTTGTAAAAGCGCATAATATACTCCTTTGTACTAAGAAGGGTATTATCAAAAAAACAAGCTTAAGCGACTTTAGCCGCCCGAGGCAGACCG belongs to Niabella yanshanensis and includes:
- the gyrA gene encoding DNA gyrase subunit A; amino-acid sequence: MEENLEPQGTQDNNRIIPVNIEEQMKTAYIDYSMSVIVGRALPDVRDGLKPVHRRILYAMNELGLNANKPYKKSARVVGEVLGKYHPHGDSSVYDAMVRMAQEWSMRYRMVDGQGNFGNQDGDGPAAMRYTEVRLQKLAEHMLDDIEKDTVDFQLNFDDSEKEPTILPTRIPQLLVNGSSGIAVGMATSIMPHNLSEVIDGCVAYIENNDITIDELMQHVKAPDFPTGGIIYGMEGIKAGMHTGRGRVVVRGRVQVDTKPSGREQIVITEVPYQVNRDALTNRIGELVNNKIIEGIVHVNNESNKDGTRVVLDLKRDAIANVVINQLYKHTDLQTSFGINNVAIVKGRPRVLSVKDMISEFVEFRHEVVVRRTKFELKEAEKRAHILQGYLIALDHLDEVIRLIRSSATPDIAKENLINAGWGLDEIQAKAILELRLQRLTGMEREKIKEEYEELMKLIAHLKDILSNETLRFDIIKTELLEIKQKFGDERNTEITYLNDEVSIKDLIKEEDVVITISHLGYIKRTSADEFRAQKRGGRGVRGGKTRDEDYIEHLFVASTHHTLLFFTEKGRCYWLNVYEIPEGEKTGKGRAIQNLMQLPPDDKIRAIIDIKDLKDEEFVKAHNILLCTKKGIIKKTSLSDFSRPRQTGVNAITIVEGDQLLEAKLTDGTSEIMLAVKSGRAIRFSEEKVRATGRGAIGVGGIEVDDENDEVIGMICVSTNAEITPGVLVVSEKGFGKRTAVDEYRFTNRGGKGVKTINITDKTGNLVGLLDVFENEDLLITCKSGITIRMPVSGISELGRAAQGVKLIRIDEGDEIAAITKVDEQEEEEIEETENTEAGTQIEGATESQDNATSSGDQQSDDNNNEGTEESTEEN